Within the bacterium genome, the region AGATGAAGAAACGCTGGAACCATTTTTGGTAGATCTCCAGCGGATACTGGGTGGTCTGCACCCCGCCATAGGTGAACATGTTCATCACCTCCAGTGATTCCACCGTCCAGAATGACGCCGTGGCCTGAAAAACAAACAGAGCGTAAAACATGCAGGTGGCCCCGGTCAAGGCTGACAGCAGTATCAGCAGATGGGTCCAGTACCAGGCTACATTGACCGTCAGCATTCCCCAGGCCAATACTGCCGCTCCCTGGGCCAGCCGGCCGATCCGCAGCAATTGGAAATCACTGACCGACACCTGCAGCGCAGTACTGCGGGGGCGCAGCAGCAGGATATCAAAATCTCCTGATTTGACCAGGCGGGGAAATAGGTCAAACCCCCGGGCCGTTCCCTCGGCCACGGCAAATGAAATATGGGCTATCCCGTAAAACAGCAAAACTTCCGGCAGGCGCCACCCCCGGATCGAGCCGAACCGGTCAAACAGCGCCAAGATGACCACCGCTTCCAGCGCATGCAGCACCAATTGCCCGAATACCCGCATGATGAACGACGCCCGGTATTGCAGCTGGCTCCGCACGGCCTGCCTTGCATACCGGCCCCACAGTTTTATTGCATTGATCATTTCAACCTCCCTGGATGACGACCAATTTCAAGCCCCGCCGGAGCAGCAGGTGCCCGGCCAAGACGAAAAAGATGATCCACAGACACTGTCCCTGCATCAGGCGCGGCAACTCTCTGACCGGCAATTGCCCCAGGTAAAGCCGGAAGGGAATGTCCATCAGTCCCCGGAAGGGCAGGAAACTGACGATGGGTTGGGACCAGTCCGGCAGCAACGGCAGCGGAATGTAGGTGCCGGAGAAGAGAAAGGTGAAGACCATCAGCAGCTGGGAAAGTCCCTCGCCCGAAACGGTCCAGAAGAACAGGATATTCATGCAGACCACGATCGAGGTGCTGAGCAGGATGCCGAACAGCATTGCGATGGCAAATGCTATGGCAGCAGGGGACGAGGCCGGGGGCTGCAGCCCCAGGAACGGGATGGCGATCAGGAATATGGGAATGGAGCGCATGGTCATGGGCACAACCTTGGTGGCCAGAAACCTGGAGTACCACATCCCATAGAGCCTGACCGGCCTTATCAACTCGTACCCCACGCCGCCGTCCCTGATCATCTGCATCACATCCCGGTCGTTTGACCACGGCAGCACCAGCAGCATGGCCTGCCCCAGCCAGATGTAACTTATCACCTGCGGCAGGGTCATCGGTTTGGGTCCCGATGAAGAGTGGTACAAAGCCTGGTAAAGCATTACCAGGATCAGCCCCCAGAAAAGCTGGGTGCAAAAGCCGGCGACGGCCGCCGTCCGGTACTGGAGCATCACCGCACAGCGGGTTTTAAAGATGGCCCAGTAGGGTTTCATAGCGCCGCCCTGCCATATAATTTGGCGATGATCTCCTCGATCGGCGGGTTTTCCACAAAAAGATCCCGGATCTGGTGCGCCCCGGCGATCCGGTTGATCAGTTCCGTGATCGCAACCCGCTCCGGATCGAACCGCAGCCACACCCGGTGGCCTTCGCGTTTTATCAGCTCGGCATCGGGATCGCTCACCATCGCTCCGGCGTCTTCCATATCAACAATCAGCCGCCTTTCGGTGGTCACCAGTGACCGCAGCTGTTGCAGGGTGCCATCCATGAATATCTTGCCTTGGTTGATGACGATCACCCGCCGGCACAACGTTTCGATGTCATCCATGTCGTGGGTCGTCAGTATGACCGTCACGCCCTGTTCGCGGTTGATCCGGCCGATAATGTCGCGGATGGCCAGTTTGCTGACGGCATCCAGGCCGATGGTCGGTTCATCCAGGTACAGTATTTTGGGAGAATGCAGCAACACCGCCGCCAGGTCGCATTTCATCCGCTGTCCCAGCGAAAGCTGCCGCACCGGGACGTCCAGCAGGCTTTTCAGGTCGAGCAGTTCCACCGACCTGTCCAAATGGTTTTTATATTGGCGGTCGGGGATCCGGTAGATGTCCTTCAGCAGCTGGTAAGACTCTATCACCGGCAGATCCCACCAAAGCTGGGTTCGCTGCCCGAACACCACGCCGATGTGCCGCACCGATTCTATCCTTTCTTTCCAGGGTATGCGCCCCATCACCTCCACCCGGCCGGAATCCGGCACCATGATCCCTGAAAGGATCTTAACCGTGGTGCTTTTCCCCGCTCCGTTGGGGCCGATCAATCCCACCAATTCCCCCTGATCCAGGGAAAAATCAATTCCGTCAAGGGCATTGACGGTTCGATATTTTCTATGGACCAATCCTTTCACGGCTCCCATGAAACCGGTTGACCGTTCTGCCACCTGAAAGGTTTTGATCAATTTTTCAACCATGATTTGCGGCATAGGCTTCCTTATGGAATGTTTTTGTATCTTATGGTTATACCATATCCCGGAAAGATGATTTCAAGCAAACGCCGAAAGGCCAAGGCCCCGGAAGACCCGGGGTGTCTTGGCTGCGGCTTTGACTTTGTTTTATATGATCCCTGAAGATCCCTTGTTTTCTTGGCGGCAGGGAAAACTGAGGCTGCCTATTTCACATCATCGATGAAGGCCGTGCTGTGCCCGTCGCGTTTCAACTGGTTCAAAATATCCGGCTTGTCCAGCGCCTTCATGTAGGCCTCCCTGGCCTCAACTTTCTTCAGATTGACCAGCTCCATCAATGACTCGTTCAGGCTGACCATTCCCATCTTGCGGTTGGTCTGGATGATGGAAGGCAGCTGGTAGGTCTTGGATTCCCGGATCAGGTTGGAGACCGCCGGGATGCCCAATAATAT harbors:
- a CDS encoding ABC-2 family transporter protein, whose translation is MKPYWAIFKTRCAVMLQYRTAAVAGFCTQLFWGLILVMLYQALYHSSSGPKPMTLPQVISYIWLGQAMLLVLPWSNDRDVMQMIRDGGVGYELIRPVRLYGMWYSRFLATKVVPMTMRSIPIFLIAIPFLGLQPPASSPAAIAFAIAMLFGILLSTSIVVCMNILFFWTVSGEGLSQLLMVFTFLFSGTYIPLPLLPDWSQPIVSFLPFRGLMDIPFRLYLGQLPVRELPRLMQGQCLWIIFFVLAGHLLLRRGLKLVVIQGG
- a CDS encoding ATP-binding cassette domain-containing protein; its protein translation is MPQIMVEKLIKTFQVAERSTGFMGAVKGLVHRKYRTVNALDGIDFSLDQGELVGLIGPNGAGKSTTVKILSGIMVPDSGRVEVMGRIPWKERIESVRHIGVVFGQRTQLWWDLPVIESYQLLKDIYRIPDRQYKNHLDRSVELLDLKSLLDVPVRQLSLGQRMKCDLAAVLLHSPKILYLDEPTIGLDAVSKLAIRDIIGRINREQGVTVILTTHDMDDIETLCRRVIVINQGKIFMDGTLQQLRSLVTTERRLIVDMEDAGAMVSDPDAELIKREGHRVWLRFDPERVAITELINRIAGAHQIRDLFVENPPIEEIIAKLYGRAAL
- a CDS encoding ABC-2 family transporter protein; protein product: MINAIKLWGRYARQAVRSQLQYRASFIMRVFGQLVLHALEAVVILALFDRFGSIRGWRLPEVLLFYGIAHISFAVAEGTARGFDLFPRLVKSGDFDILLLRPRSTALQVSVSDFQLLRIGRLAQGAAVLAWGMLTVNVAWYWTHLLILLSALTGATCMFYALFVFQATASFWTVESLEVMNMFTYGGVQTTQYPLEIYQKWFQRFFIFVIPLGCVTYLPVVALLGREDAIFHSPVWLQTTAPVMGVLFLLASLYLWEFGVRHYRSTGS